A DNA window from Zingiber officinale cultivar Zhangliang chromosome 3A, Zo_v1.1, whole genome shotgun sequence contains the following coding sequences:
- the LOC122053735 gene encoding uncharacterized protein LOC122053735 isoform X1: MAEDFQLPSELLDDGFFNAFFADREGNLEEEKEDDLSGRNRQMQNDKLRPQARDLLNGAAGKQAALFELDDAERRRRSHHERWLLNLQILRLKQKQLLQQQPYAARTGISYGGSSSVGLPPLSRTPFLFQHQLHSACAARLVFLCRSGARKQSAGTGVFLPRTTMSKADPQKKSSAASSTVKTPARDNTTLPSGFANQNDTFTGRAVDAVRTHSHLQPAAIRTPMSYLPRKWN, translated from the exons ATGGCGGAGGATTTCCAGCTTCCTTCCGAGCTCCTAGACGACGGATTCTTCAACGCGTTCTTCGCCGACCGAGAGGGTAATCTTGAGGAAGAGAAAGAGGATGATTTGTCCGGCCGCAATCGGCAGATGCAGAACGACAAG CTGAGGCCGCAGGCGAGGGATCTACTCAACGGGGCCGCAGGAAAGCAGGCGGCGCTGTTCGAGCTTGACGATGCGGAGCGTCGACGGCGAAGCCATCACGAGCGTTGGCTTCTGAACCTTCAGATCCTTCGCCTGAAGCAGAAACAGTTACTGCAGCAGCAACCATATGCAGCGAGAACAGGAATCAGCTACGGGGGCAGTAGCTCTGTTGGCTTGCCTCCTCTGTCGAGGACTCCATTTCTATTCCAGCATCAGCTCCATTCCGCATGTGCAGCGAGATTAGTTTTCCTTTGCCGATCCGGTGCGCGAAAACAGTCCGCCGGTACCGGCGTCTTCCTGCCGCGGACGACCATGAGCAAGGCCGACCCCCAAAAGAAGTCAT CTGCAGCTAGTTCAACTGTGAAGACTCCGGCGAGAGATAACACGACTCTCCCCAGTGGATTTGCCAATCAAAATG ATACATTTACCGGAAGAGCAGTAGACGCTGTGAGGACCCACAGTCATCTCCAACCTGCAGCCATTAGGACTCCAATGAGCTACCTTCCCCGGAAGTGGAACTAA
- the LOC122053735 gene encoding uncharacterized protein LOC122053735 isoform X2 gives MAEDFQLPSELLDDGFFNAFFADREGNLEEEKEDDLSGRNRQMQNDKARDLLNGAAGKQAALFELDDAERRRRSHHERWLLNLQILRLKQKQLLQQQPYAARTGISYGGSSSVGLPPLSRTPFLFQHQLHSACAARLVFLCRSGARKQSAGTGVFLPRTTMSKADPQKKSSAASSTVKTPARDNTTLPSGFANQNDTFTGRAVDAVRTHSHLQPAAIRTPMSYLPRKWN, from the exons ATGGCGGAGGATTTCCAGCTTCCTTCCGAGCTCCTAGACGACGGATTCTTCAACGCGTTCTTCGCCGACCGAGAGGGTAATCTTGAGGAAGAGAAAGAGGATGATTTGTCCGGCCGCAATCGGCAGATGCAGAACGACAAG GCGAGGGATCTACTCAACGGGGCCGCAGGAAAGCAGGCGGCGCTGTTCGAGCTTGACGATGCGGAGCGTCGACGGCGAAGCCATCACGAGCGTTGGCTTCTGAACCTTCAGATCCTTCGCCTGAAGCAGAAACAGTTACTGCAGCAGCAACCATATGCAGCGAGAACAGGAATCAGCTACGGGGGCAGTAGCTCTGTTGGCTTGCCTCCTCTGTCGAGGACTCCATTTCTATTCCAGCATCAGCTCCATTCCGCATGTGCAGCGAGATTAGTTTTCCTTTGCCGATCCGGTGCGCGAAAACAGTCCGCCGGTACCGGCGTCTTCCTGCCGCGGACGACCATGAGCAAGGCCGACCCCCAAAAGAAGTCAT CTGCAGCTAGTTCAACTGTGAAGACTCCGGCGAGAGATAACACGACTCTCCCCAGTGGATTTGCCAATCAAAATG ATACATTTACCGGAAGAGCAGTAGACGCTGTGAGGACCCACAGTCATCTCCAACCTGCAGCCATTAGGACTCCAATGAGCTACCTTCCCCGGAAGTGGAACTAA
- the LOC122053735 gene encoding uncharacterized protein LOC122053735 isoform X3, with protein MAEDFQLPSELLDDGFFNAFFADREGNLEEEKEDDLSGRNRQMQNDKLRPQARDLLNGAAGKQAALFELDDAERRRRSHHERWLLNLQILRLKQKQLLQQQPYAARTGISYGGSSSVGLPPLSRTPFLFQHQLHSACAARLVFLCRSGARKQSAGTGVFLPRTTMSKADPQKKSSAASSTVKTPARDNTTLPSGFANQNG; from the exons ATGGCGGAGGATTTCCAGCTTCCTTCCGAGCTCCTAGACGACGGATTCTTCAACGCGTTCTTCGCCGACCGAGAGGGTAATCTTGAGGAAGAGAAAGAGGATGATTTGTCCGGCCGCAATCGGCAGATGCAGAACGACAAG CTGAGGCCGCAGGCGAGGGATCTACTCAACGGGGCCGCAGGAAAGCAGGCGGCGCTGTTCGAGCTTGACGATGCGGAGCGTCGACGGCGAAGCCATCACGAGCGTTGGCTTCTGAACCTTCAGATCCTTCGCCTGAAGCAGAAACAGTTACTGCAGCAGCAACCATATGCAGCGAGAACAGGAATCAGCTACGGGGGCAGTAGCTCTGTTGGCTTGCCTCCTCTGTCGAGGACTCCATTTCTATTCCAGCATCAGCTCCATTCCGCATGTGCAGCGAGATTAGTTTTCCTTTGCCGATCCGGTGCGCGAAAACAGTCCGCCGGTACCGGCGTCTTCCTGCCGCGGACGACCATGAGCAAGGCCGACCCCCAAAAGAAGTCAT CTGCAGCTAGTTCAACTGTGAAGACTCCGGCGAGAGATAACACGACTCTCCCCAGTGGATTTGCCAATCAAAATGGTTAA